Proteins from a single region of Gossypium arboreum isolate Shixiya-1 chromosome 1, ASM2569848v2, whole genome shotgun sequence:
- the LOC108479608 gene encoding ubiquitin-conjugating enzyme E2-17 kDa, protein MASKRILKELKDLQKDPPTSCSAGPVAEDMFHWQATIMGPPDSPYAGGVFLVTIHFPPDYPFKPPKVAFRTKVFHPNINSNGSICLDILKEQWSPALTISKVLLSICSLLTDPNPDDPLVPEIAHMYKTDKSKYETTARSWTQKYAMG, encoded by the exons ATGGCTTCAAAGCGGATCTTGAAGGAGCTCAAGGATCTCCAGAAAGATCCTCCTACCTCTTGCAGCGCAG GCCCTGTTGCTGAAGACATGTTTCATTGGCAAGCAACTATTATGGGTCCTCCTGACAGTCCATATGCTGGTGGAGTGTTTCTAGTCACCATTCATTTCCCTCCGGACTATCCATTTAAACCACCAAAG GTTGCATTCAGGACAAAGGTCTTTCACCCAAATATTAACAGCAACGGTAGCATTTGCCTTGATATTTTGAAGGAGCAGTGGAGCCCTGCCCTCACCATATCCAAG gtATTGCTATCTATCTGCTCACTCTTGACGGATCCGAATCCTGATGACCCATTGGTGCCGGAGATTGCCCACATGTACAAGACTGACAAGAGCAAGTATGAGACAACGGCTCGAAGCTGGACCCAGAAGTATGCGATGGGTTAA